The DNA region GGTGCGCCCAGGGCACGGATGCCCTGGGAAAGGGTGTAGGCCGTGGCCAGGACATCGGCGCCGGCAAACTTGCGATCGGAAAACACATACCCCCTGTCCGCACCCATCATATATGCTTCCTGAATCACGGCCCGGGCCTGGGGCGGCCCCATTGTCACCACTGTCACTTCGCCGCCCAACTCTTCCCGCAGCCGCATAGCTGTCTCCAAAGCATAGAGATCGTAGGGATTCAGTTTGCTGTCAACACCATCCCGAATCAAAACACCGTTTTCGTCCACCTCCACAGAAGTGGTTTCCGGTACTTGTTTTACACAGACAATAATGTGCATCGCTTCCGTTTGCCCCCTTTTGGTAATATGGTCTGACCAGTTAAAGTCTTTGAACCTCTGTTGCAATGCGCTATTTCCCGGGGAATCATGACTCCGGGGTGGTTTCTGACCGCTCCAGACGCGCTAAGCAATCATTTACATACTCCAAATGCGACTGCATGCGTCTAGATGCTTCTTCAGCATTCCCGGCGGCAATCGCCTCATAGATGCCCCGGTGCTGACTTATCAGGGTTTGCTGATTGGCCGGCTCCATCAGAATCCGGGACCGGGTATATTTGATGCTCTCATCGATGAGGTCGGAGATGGAATTGATGATGCTATAGAGCAGGCGGTTGCCGGTGGCCCGGGCAATTGTATAATGTAGTTCCTTGTCTAGGCGCACATTTTGCTCCTCTTCCAGCTGAAAGCGCTCCAAATTCTCTACAGCTGCGCCGATTGCTTCAATTTGCTCCTGATTGGCGTTTTTTGCTGCCAGAAAGGCGCTGTTTGTCTCTAAAATCATCCGGAATTCCAGAATCTCCTGGGGCGGAGTTTGCTCCAACAAAAAGATGATGGACAGGGGCTCCAGCAGGTTGC from Bacillota bacterium includes:
- a CDS encoding FadR family transcriptional regulator, coding for MFTPIKDVKVYQQVIAQIKAMIKSGELKRGDKLPSERELVEQLQVSRTSIREALSALQIIGLVESRHGEGNFIREQVDRNLLEPLSIIFLLEQTPPQEILEFRMILETNSAFLAAKNANQEQIEAIGAAVENLERFQLEEEQNVRLDKELHYTIARATGNRLLYSIINSISDLIDESIKYTRSRILMEPANQQTLISQHRGIYEAIAAGNAEEASRRMQSHLEYVNDCLARLERSETTPES